Proteins from one Dromiciops gliroides isolate mDroGli1 chromosome 6, mDroGli1.pri, whole genome shotgun sequence genomic window:
- the LOC122733027 gene encoding alcohol dehydrogenase 6-like isoform X1 yields MSSTIGKVIKCQAAITWGPGEPFSIEEVEVGPPQAKELRLKIVATGLCGTELKILQDLYPLPYPIILGHEGAGIVESVGEGVTSVKTGDRVITLFLYQCGECAFCLNSESNLCLKRGPSSGSGLMDDGSSRFTCKGKPIHHFSNTSTFTEYTVVRETSVAKIDVAIPLEKACLFSCGFSTGYGAVLNTAKVKPGSVCAVFGLGGVGMSVIMGCKVAGASRIIGVDINKDKFAKARELGATDCISPQDLEKPIQEVLFDMTNGGVDYSFEVIGKADTVAAALASCNINSGVTVIVGVISPGVQLTLNGRLFFSGRTMKGSVFGGWKRNEFVPRLASDYMKKKFNLDSLITDTLPLEKINEGFELLRTGKTIRCVLLL; encoded by the exons GTTATCAAGTGCCAAGCTGCTATTACCTGGGGTCCTGGGGAGCCATTTTCTATTGAAGAGGTGGAAGTGGGTCCCCCACAGGCAAAGGAATTACGCCTAAAG ATTGTGGCTACAGGGTTATGTGGGACTGAGCTAAAGATTCTACAAGATTTATATCCCCTTCCTTATCCCATTATCCTGGGTCATGAAGGAGCTGGGATTGTTGAGAGTGTGGGAGAAGGAGTGACATCTGTGAAAACAG GAGACAGAGTCATTACGCTTTTTCTTTACCAGTGTGGCGAATGTGCCTTTTGCCTAAATTCTGAAAGCAACTTGTGTTTGAAGAGAGG TCCTTCTTCAGGTTCtggattgatggatgatggtTCCAGTAGGTTTACCTGTAAAGGGAAACCAATTCATCATTTTAGTAACACCAGTACCTTCACCGAATATACAGTGGTGAGGGAGACCTCAGTGGCCAAGATCGATGTGGCCATACCTCTGGAGAAAGCATGTCTGTTTAGCTGTGGCTTTTCCACTGGGTATGGGGCCGTGCTGAATACAGCCAAG GTCAAACCTGGTTCTGTCTGTGCTGTCTTTGGCCTGGGAGGAGTTGGCATGTCAGTGATCATGGGCTGCAAGGTGGCTGGTGCTTCACGTATCATTGGAGTGGATATCAACAAAGACAAATTTGCAAAAGCCAGAGAGCTAGGAGCCACTGACTGCATTAGCCCTCAAGACTTGGAAAAACCCATTCAGGAAGTGCTATTTGACATGACTAATGGTGGAGTGGACTATTCCTTCGAGGTTATTGGAAAAGCAGATACCGTG GCAGCTGCTCTAGCCTCCTGCAACATCAACTCTGGAGTCACTGTGATTGTTGGAGTAATCTCTCCAGGAGTCCAGCTCACCCTGAATGGAAGGTTATTCTTCTCTGGTCGTACCATGAAGGGATCTGTTTTTGGAG GATGGAAACGCAATGAATTTGTCCCCAGGCTGGCTTCTGattacatgaaaaagaaatttaatcttGATTCGTTAATTACTGACACTTTACCTCTTGAGAAAATCAATGAAGGATTTGAGTTGTTGAGGACAGGAAAGAC tatCCGCTGTGTCCTGTTGCTTTAA
- the LOC122733027 gene encoding alcohol dehydrogenase 6-like isoform X2: MDDGSSRFTCKGKPIHHFSNTSTFTEYTVVRETSVAKIDVAIPLEKACLFSCGFSTGYGAVLNTAKVKPGSVCAVFGLGGVGMSVIMGCKVAGASRIIGVDINKDKFAKARELGATDCISPQDLEKPIQEVLFDMTNGGVDYSFEVIGKADTVAAALASCNINSGVTVIVGVISPGVQLTLNGRLFFSGRTMKGSVFGGWKRNEFVPRLASDYMKKKFNLDSLITDTLPLEKINEGFELLRTGKTIRCVLLL, encoded by the exons atggatgatggtTCCAGTAGGTTTACCTGTAAAGGGAAACCAATTCATCATTTTAGTAACACCAGTACCTTCACCGAATATACAGTGGTGAGGGAGACCTCAGTGGCCAAGATCGATGTGGCCATACCTCTGGAGAAAGCATGTCTGTTTAGCTGTGGCTTTTCCACTGGGTATGGGGCCGTGCTGAATACAGCCAAG GTCAAACCTGGTTCTGTCTGTGCTGTCTTTGGCCTGGGAGGAGTTGGCATGTCAGTGATCATGGGCTGCAAGGTGGCTGGTGCTTCACGTATCATTGGAGTGGATATCAACAAAGACAAATTTGCAAAAGCCAGAGAGCTAGGAGCCACTGACTGCATTAGCCCTCAAGACTTGGAAAAACCCATTCAGGAAGTGCTATTTGACATGACTAATGGTGGAGTGGACTATTCCTTCGAGGTTATTGGAAAAGCAGATACCGTG GCAGCTGCTCTAGCCTCCTGCAACATCAACTCTGGAGTCACTGTGATTGTTGGAGTAATCTCTCCAGGAGTCCAGCTCACCCTGAATGGAAGGTTATTCTTCTCTGGTCGTACCATGAAGGGATCTGTTTTTGGAG GATGGAAACGCAATGAATTTGTCCCCAGGCTGGCTTCTGattacatgaaaaagaaatttaatcttGATTCGTTAATTACTGACACTTTACCTCTTGAGAAAATCAATGAAGGATTTGAGTTGTTGAGGACAGGAAAGAC tatCCGCTGTGTCCTGTTGCTTTAA